A stretch of the Macaca mulatta isolate MMU2019108-1 chromosome 14, T2T-MMU8v2.0, whole genome shotgun sequence genome encodes the following:
- the TMEM218 gene encoding transmembrane protein 218 isoform X2, whose product MAGTVLGVGAGVFILALLWVSVLLLCVLLSRASGAARFSVIFLFFGAVIITSVLLLFPRAGEFPAPEVEVKIVDDFFIGRYVLLAFLSAIFLGSLFLVLIHHVLEPIYAKPLRSY is encoded by the exons ATGGCTGGCACTGTGCTGGGAGTCGGTGCGGGCGTGTTCATCTTAGCCCTGCTGTGGGTGTCAGTGCTGCTGCTGTGTGTGCTGCTGTCCAGGGCTTCCGGGGCGGCGAG GTTCTCtgtcatttttttattcttcGGTGCTGTGATCATCACGTCAGTTCTGTTGCTTTTCCCACGAGCTGGTGAATTCCCAGCCCCGGAGGTGGAAGTTAAG ATTGTGGATGACTTTTTCATTGGCCGCTATGTCCTGCTGGCTTTTCTTAGCGCCATCTTCCTTGGAAGCCTCTTCTTGGTTTTAATCCATCATGTTCTGGAGCCCATCTATGCCAAACCACTGCGCTCCTACTGA
- the TMEM218 gene encoding transmembrane protein 218 isoform X1, protein MGVCGRKAALEHRGHLIVRRQGGGPPLPPGGMAGTVLGVGAGVFILALLWVSVLLLCVLLSRASGAARFSVIFLFFGAVIITSVLLLFPRAGEFPAPEVEVKIVDDFFIGRYVLLAFLSAIFLGSLFLVLIHHVLEPIYAKPLRSY, encoded by the exons ATGGGAGTGTGTGGCAGGAAGGCGGCGCTGGAGCACAGAGGACACTTGATCGTGCGGCGCCAGGGCGGGGGGCCGCCGCTGCCTCCCGGCGGGATGGCTGGCACTGTGCTGGGAGTCGGTGCGGGCGTGTTCATCTTAGCCCTGCTGTGGGTGTCAGTGCTGCTGCTGTGTGTGCTGCTGTCCAGGGCTTCCGGGGCGGCGAG GTTCTCtgtcatttttttattcttcGGTGCTGTGATCATCACGTCAGTTCTGTTGCTTTTCCCACGAGCTGGTGAATTCCCAGCCCCGGAGGTGGAAGTTAAG ATTGTGGATGACTTTTTCATTGGCCGCTATGTCCTGCTGGCTTTTCTTAGCGCCATCTTCCTTGGAAGCCTCTTCTTGGTTTTAATCCATCATGTTCTGGAGCCCATCTATGCCAAACCACTGCGCTCCTACTGA
- the TMEM218 gene encoding transmembrane protein 218 isoform X3 — MGVCGRKAALEHRGHLIVRRQGGGPPLPPGGMAGTVLGVGAGVFILALLWVSVLLLCVLLSRASGAARNWELPRINGNAPSWCLSRRKDFGMKRFSVIFLFFGAVIITSVLLLFPRAGEFPAPEVEVKIVDDFFIGRYVLLAFLSAIFLGSLFLVLIHHVLEPIYAKPLRSY, encoded by the exons ATGGGAGTGTGTGGCAGGAAGGCGGCGCTGGAGCACAGAGGACACTTGATCGTGCGGCGCCAGGGCGGGGGGCCGCCGCTGCCTCCCGGCGGGATGGCTGGCACTGTGCTGGGAGTCGGTGCGGGCGTGTTCATCTTAGCCCTGCTGTGGGTGTCAGTGCTGCTGCTGTGTGTGCTGCTGTCCAGGGCTTCCGGGGCGGCGAG GAATTGGGAATTACCAAGAATAAACGGGAATGCACCTAGCTGGTGCCTGTCTAGGAGGAAGGACTTTGGGATGAAGAG GTTCTCtgtcatttttttattcttcGGTGCTGTGATCATCACGTCAGTTCTGTTGCTTTTCCCACGAGCTGGTGAATTCCCAGCCCCGGAGGTGGAAGTTAAG ATTGTGGATGACTTTTTCATTGGCCGCTATGTCCTGCTGGCTTTTCTTAGCGCCATCTTCCTTGGAAGCCTCTTCTTGGTTTTAATCCATCATGTTCTGGAGCCCATCTATGCCAAACCACTGCGCTCCTACTGA